In the Deferribacter desulfuricans SSM1 genome, ATCAGATTAAATTACCTTTTTATAAAAGAGATTCTTGATAATCTCAATTCAGCTGTAATTGTATTGGATGAAGATGATAATATTGTTTTATCAAATGAAATCTTTAAAAAGAGTTTTACAGAAGAAGATTTAAATATCATACTAAAAAAATCAAAAGATAAGTTTGAGTATAAAGATAAACATTATAAGGTGTTTTTAAGAGAAATTAATATCGAAGAAAACCTATTTAAGATAATACTGCTTATTGATATCACTGATATTGTAAAATATGAAAGAGAATTTTCAAGAATGGATAGACTTGCTTCTATTGGACAGCTTACAGCTGGTATAGCACACGATTTTAACAATATTTTAACAGGTATCAGCGGAATGACATATGCTGTAAAATCTATGGAATCTGATAAAAACAAGATTAAATTGCTCACAAATATAGAGAATCTTGTAGATAGAGCAGCAAATATTATTAGACAGCTTCTAGATTTTGCTAGGAAATCGGAAGGGGATGTACAAAAATTCGACTTAATACCGTACTTAAAAGAATATATCAAAATGCTAAAAGAAACTTTTCCAAAGAATATTACTATAAATTTGAAATATGATAATAAAGATAAATTTGTTGTTGAAATGGACCCTGTCCATCTGGATAGGATAATGATGAATCTGTGTGTAAATGCCAAAGATGCAATTGGTGATAATGAAGGTAAAATTGATATTCAGATTTCCAGAATAAAAATTGTTGATAAAAATTTCAAAGATTTAATTGGTCTGGTAAAAAATGGAGAATATATATTAATTTCTGTTTCAGATAACGGTTGTGGAATCCCTGATGATGTAAAAGGGAAGATTTATGACCCATATTTTACCACAAAAGAGCATGGCAATGGATTAGGGCTAGCACAGGTTTATGGTTTAGTAAAAAATAATGGTGGATACATAACTTTTGAGTCGAAAAAGGGGGAAGGCACTACTTTTTATGTGTTATTACCATATGCAGTAGGGGAAGAAGATAATAAAGATGAATATAACGCTATAGATAATGAGAGAAATCAAAAGTTTAAAGATATTAAGATATTACTTATTGATGATGAAAAGTTTATTGTTGAGTCAATTTCACTTTATTTAAAACAAGTTGGGATGGATGTGGATGTTATTACAAAACCTGTTGAAGCGTTAGATTTATTAAATAAAAATAAATATGATGTGGTAATAACAGATTATTCTCTACCAGGGGTAAAATCAGAAGAGTTTGTAGAAAAAATAAAAACTTATTGTGATAAAGTAATTGTTATTTCTGGTTTTATGTTAAGTGATATAGGTTTACCATTTTTGAAGAAGCCTTTTAAATTTGACGAGCTAACAAAATTGATTGAAGAGCTGTTAGCTGAAAATAACCAGTAGATAAATATATGTTGTAGGTGTTCCCAGTAATAAATGCTCATTTTTTGATTGCTTCTACAATTTTTGTGGCATAGCAAAGACAGAAAAATTTGTCATTACGAACGAAATAAAGCAATCTCCTGCTTCAAACGTTTTATTTGAGATCGCTTCGTCAGCTTGCGCTTCCTCGCGATGACTGTTTTGCCGACTTTGCGAGCGTCAGCAAAGTAATCTAATGATTATTTTACTATGCTAGGAAAAGTTTTGGGACACCTTTTATTAAGGTGCACTATGTTTTAAAACAACTCTTCCTTTGATTTTACCTTGTAAAATAAGGTCAATTTTTTCGTTTAATTGCTCTAAACTTACCTCTTCATAAAAATCATCATGAAAATCTATATTCCAATCGTTAGCTATCTTATTCCATATATATTTTTTAAACTCGATATCGCATTCGACAGAGTCAATCCCTAAAAGGTTTACTCCACGGAGTATAAATGGGAAAACTGTAATATCAAGCTTTGGGGATTGAGCAAGGCCACATGTTGTAGCTGAACAGCCATATTTTAAAGCTTTTATAGCTGAAGCCAAAATAGAGCCACCAACAGTATCAACCACACCATCCCATGTTTCTCTTAAAAGAGCTTTTTTTTCATCGATAATATCATTTCTATTTACAATCTCACTTGCACCAAGGGACTTTAAAAACTCTGTTTGGTCTATTTTTCCTGTTGCAGCTATCACCTGATAACCCTCTTTTGCAAGTATTGCTATAGCTATAGAACCCACACCACCTGTAGCTCCAGTAACTAACACTTTGCCACCATCTTTAAGACCAAATTTTTGTAATTTATCAACAGACATTGCAGCTGTAAAACCAGCTGTGCCATAAATCATTGCCTGCTTAAGTGTTAGACTTTCTGGTTTTTTAACAACCCAGTTAGCTGGCACAGAGATATATTCACCAAAACCACCTGGAGTGTTCATCCCTAAATCATAGCCAATAACAATTACTTCATCCCCCTCTTTAAAATCGTTTGTTTTTGATTTTACAACAACTCCAGCAGCATCAATACCTGGAGTATGAGGGTAATTTCTTGTCACACCTTTGTTTCCTGTGGCTGATAATGCATCTTTGTAGTTTAATGAAGAGTAATATACTCTAATCAATACATCATTGTCAGGCAAATCTGATATCTGTCTTTCTTCTATTTTTCTTTCAAATGTGCCATCATCTTTTTCATAAATTACTAAAGCGTTAAATCTTTCCATTTTTACCTCTCTACTAATTTAAATTTCCCATTCTCCACTTTTATTATTACCATAGAATCTTCATCAAGTCCACAATGATCTTGTTTGGATAAATTATAAACGCCTGTTACACTTATAAAGTTTTTTATTTGCTCTAGAGCATCTACCAATGGTATATTTTTAGCTTTTGAGATTTCAAAGCCTTTCATAATTAACATAAAAGCATCGTAGGCATATACCGCATGCACTGAAGAATCTTTAATAAGTTTGCCAAACTTTTGATTAAATTCAATTAATAATAGTTTTTGAGGATCGCTATCTGGTAGTTGATCTGCAACTATAAATTTTGTTGCTGGCAAAATGGAGCCCTCAGCAGAAGTTCCAGCAAGTTTGATATAATAATAATCTGCGAGTCCGTGAGACTGTATTAATAAAATATTTTGATTTAAATGCCTCAAATTTTTTGCTATTTTTGCTCCAGCTGAGCCAACAGTCCATGCAAGAATTGCCTGTGGTTTTTTATTTAAAAGTTTTGACAATTGAGATGTCATATTTGCATCAGATTTATTAAATTTTTCAATACCCACTATTTCTAGTCCGTTTGACAGTTTTTTTAACGATTTTATGCCATCTTGACCAAAACCGCCAGAATCAGCTATTACACCAATTTTTGTTATTTTGTTATTTAAGAGATAATCCTTTATTTTTTTTATCGCAGTAGAGGTTTTTTGTGGCGATTTAAACACATATTTTTTTACTGGTTCTACAACCGATGTGCCGCCTACCAATGTCATAGTTACAACTTTTGCTTTTTGAACTACAGGTATTATTGCTAAGGCACTGCCTGTTGTATTTGGTCCAATGATTACATCAACTCTATTTTTCTTAATAAGCTTTTTTGCATATTGAATAGCCATTTTTGGCTGACTTTTGGTATCATATATGATTAACCTTATTTTTTCTTTATGAGTTTGATTATGCTGTTTTACTAATTCTTTCAAAATGACTTCTGCTGGTTTGCCTATGTGTGATGCTGGGCCAGAGATTGCCAGTAAAGCACCGATTTTTATTTCGGCAAAAGCAGTAATACTGATAAAAACTGTCAGAAAAACTGATAAAATTATCCTTAACATAAAATCCTCCACTATATGTTAAAATATATTTAACCTTCTTGGTTAAGAAATATCAAACAATGTTTAATATGTCAATACCATTTTGAAAGAGATTGATTCAGCAACTTACATTGCCTCGCAATGACCCAAAATTGCTGTCATTGCGAGCGTTAGCGAAGCAATCTAGTATATTTAGCGTCTATTTCTGTGCAATACCCTCAATTTGTACTTTTAATTGTACTACTTACACGCATTAAGAGAAATAGCTTTAAAGATGGTTTAATATGGTATTTTCTTCTAGAGGGATTTCTTCAAAATTATATAATTTACTGTTTAACTCTATTTTTGAAACAATTATTGTTCCACTGCCACATGCTACTTCAATACCGTTTTTAGTTTTTTTTATAACTGTTCCTGGATAGCCATAATCCCCATCCCATTTTTCAATATGAGCTTTCCATATTGTTACTTTTTCATTTTTGCTTATAGCAAATGCTCCGAAAAATGGGTAGGAATATGCTCTAATATGATTATAGACTGCATAAGCCGATTTATTAAAATCTATAATTGCATCTTTTTTTCTCTTTCTAACAAGATAAAAGCCTAACTCATCATTTTGAGGTATTGAATTATTGAAATTTACTTTGTTATTCAATAAGTTATCAATAAAAATTTCAACCTTTTCTATATATTTTTCAATAAAATCAACTGGATAATCATCAAATTCTATCTTTATAACATCTTGAAATAGAATAGGCCCAGCATCAACTTTATCTATTGGCTCATAAATTGTTAAACCGCTTTTTACAACACCTCTAAAAAATTGCTCAGATATTGCACCATACCCTCTATAATAGGGCAAAAGGGAAGGGTGTGCATATAAAATCTTAAAGCTTGTATTTTCATTGATGAAAAAATCTTTTGTCCAATCAATACATAAAGCCACATCAATGTTTTTTATTTTATTTTTTACAAATGAATATTTGTTTCCATCTAAATATGTTATACTAAAATCTCTAGCAAATTTTGAAAAATCATAGACTTGATTTGTTCTTTTAGTATTTGGATGATATGTAAAAACTCTTAAATCTTTTAATCCACTATTGCTTAAAATCTCTAATAGCCTGTAGCCTATGAAATTATCTAAAAACAGAGCAAGTTTCACCAGCTACCGCCTCCACCTCCACCAAAACCGCCTCCACCAAAGCCACCGCCACCTGAAAATCCACTACCGCTACTGCTTGATTGAGGCGCAGAGGTAAAAGCAGCATTTATAGATTTTATGGAGTTATCAATACTGTTTACAAAATATATTGTATTAAAAGTATGATAGCTACTACCACGATACCAGCTTGGTGGCTCAGTAATTAAATCTTTAAATTTTTCTGCTACTTTTTCTTCTATACCGAGCGCTATAGCAAAAGGGAGTATTTTATCAAAATAGTTTGGATCTTCTTTTAACAAAGCTTTTAGTTTTGGTTTTTCCACTCTTTCTATAAACTCTTTAAACCCCTCTACTAGCTGATAAACTTTGCTACCTTTAGTTGTTTTTTTAGGCATTATTCTAGCAAAAATAAATACGATAATTGATGATAAAATAAAAGATATTGGATAATCTAATCTTCCAAAAAATATTCCGCTGATAACTCCTATGATAAAGAGTGAAATAGCTACTACATATGAAATTGCAGTTAATGTTTTCGAAGTGCTATCGTAGTAATCTTGTAGCGTTAATTCAGAATCAAGCTTTTCTCTAGCTTCATTCATATATGTATAAAAATTATCTTTAAGCGTACTTATTTTAACACTTTTTGTGCTCCCAGGGAATAAACCATTGAATATTACCTTTTCAAAACTTT is a window encoding:
- a CDS encoding ABC transporter substrate-binding protein; protein product: MLRIILSVFLTVFISITAFAEIKIGALLAISGPASHIGKPAEVILKELVKQHNQTHKEKIRLIIYDTKSQPKMAIQYAKKLIKKNRVDVIIGPNTTGSALAIIPVVQKAKVVTMTLVGGTSVVEPVKKYVFKSPQKTSTAIKKIKDYLLNNKITKIGVIADSGGFGQDGIKSLKKLSNGLEIVGIEKFNKSDANMTSQLSKLLNKKPQAILAWTVGSAGAKIAKNLRHLNQNILLIQSHGLADYYYIKLAGTSAEGSILPATKFIVADQLPDSDPQKLLLIEFNQKFGKLIKDSSVHAVYAYDAFMLIMKGFEISKAKNIPLVDALEQIKNFISVTGVYNLSKQDHCGLDEDSMVIIKVENGKFKLVER
- a CDS encoding YhdH/YhfP family quinone oxidoreductase, with the protein product MERFNALVIYEKDDGTFERKIEERQISDLPDNDVLIRVYYSSLNYKDALSATGNKGVTRNYPHTPGIDAAGVVVKSKTNDFKEGDEVIVIGYDLGMNTPGGFGEYISVPANWVVKKPESLTLKQAMIYGTAGFTAAMSVDKLQKFGLKDGGKVLVTGATGGVGSIAIAILAKEGYQVIAATGKIDQTEFLKSLGASEIVNRNDIIDEKKALLRETWDGVVDTVGGSILASAIKALKYGCSATTCGLAQSPKLDITVFPFILRGVNLLGIDSVECDIEFKKYIWNKIANDWNIDFHDDFYEEVSLEQLNEKIDLILQGKIKGRVVLKHSAP
- a CDS encoding formyltransferase family protein, whose protein sequence is MKLALFLDNFIGYRLLEILSNSGLKDLRVFTYHPNTKRTNQVYDFSKFARDFSITYLDGNKYSFVKNKIKNIDVALCIDWTKDFFINENTSFKILYAHPSLLPYYRGYGAISEQFFRGVVKSGLTIYEPIDKVDAGPILFQDVIKIEFDDYPVDFIEKYIEKVEIFIDNLLNNKVNFNNSIPQNDELGFYLVRKRKKDAIIDFNKSAYAVYNHIRAYSYPFFGAFAISKNEKVTIWKAHIEKWDGDYGYPGTVIKKTKNGIEVACGSGTIIVSKIELNSKLYNFEEIPLEENTILNHL
- a CDS encoding ATP-binding protein, with translation MYSNEKVKEVLTSLGFIYVKGFIKNEKIFLSDVSDKILQYIDSRDMLFKDNFFREVLAENFEDTYEQIIDIAKKNDKSEVFYKFKIKGETVWAYAINFYKHDKDKIYFETYLKDITKNIGFYVEKREITYYAEGVLELLDELMGWEYISDESLFDVLKKVFKTNKFVLVSPYGKDGYKFYLDKVYESEISDLKELLNSDSCFVNNFYCDEKYYIFRFYLGYFLVMFKGDLQELFIERIKVVLKIIEIVYEYINKKKRLRDAIEENNKLIEEIRLNYLFIKEILDNLNSAVIVLDEDDNIVLSNEIFKKSFTEEDLNIILKKSKDKFEYKDKHYKVFLREINIEENLFKIILLIDITDIVKYEREFSRMDRLASIGQLTAGIAHDFNNILTGISGMTYAVKSMESDKNKIKLLTNIENLVDRAANIIRQLLDFARKSEGDVQKFDLIPYLKEYIKMLKETFPKNITINLKYDNKDKFVVEMDPVHLDRIMMNLCVNAKDAIGDNEGKIDIQISRIKIVDKNFKDLIGLVKNGEYILISVSDNGCGIPDDVKGKIYDPYFTTKEHGNGLGLAQVYGLVKNNGGYITFESKKGEGTTFYVLLPYAVGEEDNKDEYNAIDNERNQKFKDIKILLIDDEKFIVESISLYLKQVGMDVDVITKPVEALDLLNKNKYDVVITDYSLPGVKSEEFVEKIKTYCDKVIVISGFMLSDIGLPFLKKPFKFDELTKLIEELLAENNQ